One Acetonema longum DSM 6540 genomic window, AAGTATCTGCAGGAACTTCGATTACTAAATCCTGATTTTCTATTAGCGAATATAGAACATAGTGTCAATAACTTGCGTTCCTGCAAGATAATCCCCTATACGTCGTCCGCTTTTTGTTGCAAACGCCATAAAAAATTCAATAAATACGATGCCGGGAACCCAAAGGATGATGTTTCGTAAAACCGATCGCCATAACGAGCATGGCTTACCCGATGAAATATGAATAACCATTTGCCTTGAAGCTTTCTTCCCTAGGCTTTGACCACTAAACAGAGCATCTTTCGTAAGGTAGTATACTGGCAAGGAAATACATACT contains:
- a CDS encoding RDD family protein, with the translated sequence MENNNLAADVPSITPEIVMVNGLIPKAYFLKRIGAYIIDAIALIGIGIVGLLISRLFERQTFDILSLIVCISLPVYYLTKDALFSGQSLGKKASRQMVIHISSGKPCSLWRSVLRNIILWVPGIVFIEFFMAFATKSGRRIGDYLAGTQVIDTMFYIR